One genomic region from Peromyscus eremicus chromosome 20, PerEre_H2_v1, whole genome shotgun sequence encodes:
- the Kdelr3 gene encoding ER lumen protein-retaining receptor 3: MNVFRILGDLSHLLAMFLLLGKIWRSKSCAGISGKSQILFALVFTTRYLDLVSNFISIYNTVMKVVFLLCAYTTVYMIYWKFRKTFDSENDTFRLEFLLVPVIGLSFLVNYSYAPTEVLWTFSIYLESVAILPQLFMISKTGEAETITTHYLFFLGLYRALYLANWIWRYQTENFYDQISVVSGVVQTIFYCDFFYLYVTKGRHCPKSLDTLWYSSWSEAGSRLIPSAAYLDGGGTNQWESYLCTDKRTGRGLLTDLVGKII; encoded by the exons ATGAATGTGTTCCGAATCCTCGGAGACCTGAGCCACCTCCTGGCCATGTTCTTGCTCCTGGGGAAGATCTGGAGGTCCAAGAGCTGTGCCG GCATCTCTGGGAAGAGCCAGATTCTTTTTGCTCTGGTCTTCACCACCAGGTACCTGGACCTTGTCTCCAATTTCATCTCCATCTACAACACAGTCATGAAG GTGGTCTTCCTCCTCTGTGCCTATACCACCGTGTACATGATCTATTGGAAATTCCGGAAAACTTTCGACAGCGAGAATGACACATTCCGGCTGGAGTTCCTCCTGGTCCCAGTGATTGGCCTTTCCTTTCTGGTCAACTACAGTTACGCACCAACGGAG GTCCTCTGGACTTTCTCCATCTATTTGGAGTCGGTGGCCATCCTGCCACAGCTCTTCATGATCAGCAAGACTGGAGAGGCCGAGACCATCACCACTCACTACCTGTTCTTCCTGGGGCTGTATCGGGCACTCTATCTAGCCAACTGGATCTGGCGGTACCAGACAGAGAATTTTTATGATCAGATCTCAGTGGTGTCTGGAGTAGTACAAACCATCTTTTACTGTGACTTCTTCTACTTGTACGTGACCAAAGGTAGGCACTGTCCTAAGTCATTAGACACTCTGTGGTACTCCAGCTGGTCTGAGGCAGGGTCAAGGCTCATCCCTTCTGCAGCTTATTTGGATGGGGGAGGCACAAACCAATGGGAATCCTACTTGTGTACAGACAAGAGAACTGGAAGAGGACTTTTGACAGACCTGGTTGGGAAAATCATCTAG